The bacterium genomic sequence TCCCCAACGCGAGCTCTTCCATCGCGATGAGCACAGGATTGCGCATGGTTGTCTCGATGGCGGGCAGATCTCCCGCAATCAACTGCTGTGCCCGAGCGGCCACGACATTCACGAGGGCGTAGGGCGATGAAACCTTCGCCAGGAGTTCCTCAAGCGGGCGTGTGCGCATTTTAGCCGACCGACCCCTCCATTTCCATCTGGATCAGACGGTTCAACTCCACGCTGTACTCCATCGGCAGTTCCCTGGAGATCGGCTCGATGAAACCGCGGACGATCAAGCTCATTGCCTCGTCCTGGTTGATCCCGCGGCTCATCAGGTAGAATAGCTGCTCGCTAGACACCTTCGAGACGGTCGCCTCGTGGGTTACTTCCACGTCGTCCTCGTCGATCTCCATCGTCGGATAGGTGTCCGACCGGGACTGG encodes the following:
- the rpoZ gene encoding DNA-directed RNA polymerase subunit omega; amino-acid sequence: MRTRPLEELLAKVSSPYALVNVVAARAQQLIAGDLPAIETTMRNPVLIAMEELALGKLHVELRKTAVAPKDPEAIEVSPVV